The following proteins are encoded in a genomic region of Streptomyces sp. NBC_01723:
- a CDS encoding aldehyde dehydrogenase family protein, protein MSERLNVLKTYKLYVGGKFPRSESGRVYEVTDAKGKWLANAPLSSRKDARDAVVAARKAFGGWSGATAYNRGQILYRVAEMLEGRREQYVAEVAGAEGLSKSKAAAQVDAAIDRWVWYAGWTDKIAQVVGGGNPVAGPFFNLSSPEPTGVVAVLAPQESSFLGLVSVLAPVIATGNTAVVIASEKSPLPALSLGEVLATSDLPGGVVNVLSGRTAEIATPLAAHQDVNAIDLAGADEALAKELEIAAADNLKRVLRPQAVDNADWSAAPGTDRMTAFLETKTVWHPTGALGASGSSY, encoded by the coding sequence ATGTCTGAGCGACTCAACGTGCTGAAGACCTACAAGCTGTACGTCGGCGGGAAGTTCCCGCGTTCCGAGAGCGGCCGGGTGTACGAGGTGACCGACGCAAAGGGCAAGTGGCTGGCGAACGCCCCGCTCTCCTCCCGCAAGGACGCCCGTGACGCGGTGGTCGCCGCGCGCAAGGCGTTCGGCGGCTGGTCCGGCGCGACGGCGTACAACCGCGGCCAGATCCTCTACCGCGTCGCCGAGATGCTGGAGGGCCGCCGCGAGCAGTACGTCGCGGAGGTCGCCGGCGCCGAGGGCCTGTCGAAGTCGAAGGCGGCGGCGCAGGTGGACGCGGCGATCGACCGCTGGGTCTGGTACGCGGGCTGGACCGACAAGATCGCCCAGGTGGTGGGCGGCGGCAATCCGGTCGCGGGCCCGTTCTTCAACCTGTCCTCGCCGGAGCCGACGGGCGTCGTCGCCGTCCTGGCCCCGCAGGAGTCGTCCTTCCTGGGCCTGGTCTCGGTCCTCGCCCCGGTCATCGCGACGGGCAACACCGCGGTCGTGATCGCGAGCGAGAAGTCCCCGCTCCCCGCCCTCTCCCTCGGCGAGGTGCTGGCCACCTCCGACCTCCCCGGCGGCGTGGTCAACGTCCTCTCCGGCCGTACGGCGGAGATCGCCACCCCGCTCGCCGCCCACCAGGACGTCAACGCGATCGACCTCGCGGGGGCCGACGAGGCGCTGGCGAAGGAGCTGGAGATCGCGGCGGCGGACAACCTCAAGCGCGTCCTGCGTCCACAGGCTGTGGACAACGCGGACTGGTCCGCGGCACCGGGCACCGACCGCATGACGGCGTTCCTGGAGACGAAGACGGTCTGGCACCCGACGGGCGCGCTGGGCGCGTCCGGGTCGTCGTACTGA
- a CDS encoding aldehyde dehydrogenase family protein, whose amino-acid sequence METQTPAFEYAPAPESRAVVDIAPSYGLFIDGEFTEAADGKVFKTVSPSTEEVLSEVAEAGEADVDRAVKAARKAFETWSALPGAERAKYLFRIARIIQERSRELAVLETLDNGKPIRETRDADLPLVAAHFFYYAGWADKLDHAGYGANPRPLGVAGQVIPWNFPLLMLAWKIAPALATGNTVVLKPAETTPLSALFFADICRQAGLPRGVVNIVTGDGRAGAALIAHPDVNKVAFTGSTAVGKEIARTVAGTRKKLTLELGGKGANIVFDDAPIDQAVEGIVSGIFFNQGQVCCAGSRLLVQESIHDELLDSLKRRLATLRLGDPLDKNTDIGAINSAEQLARITALADQGEAEGAERWSPACELPSSGYWFAPTLFTNVTQAHTVARDEIFGPVLSVLTFRTPDEAVAKANNTPYGLSAGIWTEKGSRILAVANKLRAGVIWSNTFNKFDPTSPFGGYKESGFGREGGRHGLEAYLDV is encoded by the coding sequence ATGGAAACGCAGACACCCGCATTCGAGTACGCACCGGCGCCGGAGTCGCGCGCGGTCGTCGACATCGCCCCGTCGTACGGCCTGTTCATCGACGGGGAGTTCACCGAGGCCGCCGACGGCAAGGTCTTCAAGACGGTCTCCCCCTCGACCGAGGAGGTCCTCTCCGAGGTCGCCGAGGCCGGCGAGGCGGACGTGGACCGGGCCGTCAAGGCCGCCCGCAAGGCCTTCGAGACGTGGTCGGCGCTCCCCGGCGCCGAGCGCGCGAAGTACCTCTTCCGCATCGCCCGGATCATCCAGGAGCGCAGCCGCGAGCTGGCCGTCCTGGAGACCCTGGACAACGGCAAGCCGATCAGGGAGACGCGCGACGCGGACCTCCCCCTGGTCGCCGCGCACTTCTTCTACTACGCGGGCTGGGCCGACAAGCTCGACCACGCCGGCTACGGTGCGAACCCGCGCCCGCTGGGCGTCGCGGGCCAGGTCATCCCCTGGAACTTCCCGCTCCTGATGCTGGCGTGGAAGATCGCCCCGGCCCTGGCGACCGGCAACACGGTCGTCCTCAAGCCCGCCGAGACGACCCCGCTCTCCGCCCTGTTCTTCGCGGACATCTGCCGTCAGGCGGGCCTGCCCCGGGGCGTCGTCAACATCGTCACCGGCGACGGCCGCGCCGGCGCCGCGCTGATCGCCCACCCCGACGTGAACAAGGTCGCCTTCACCGGCTCCACGGCCGTCGGCAAGGAGATCGCGCGCACGGTCGCGGGCACCCGCAAGAAGCTCACCCTCGAACTGGGCGGCAAGGGCGCCAACATCGTCTTCGACGACGCCCCCATCGACCAGGCCGTCGAGGGCATCGTGAGCGGCATCTTCTTCAACCAGGGCCAGGTCTGCTGCGCGGGTTCCCGCCTGCTGGTCCAGGAGTCGATCCACGACGAGCTGCTCGACTCCCTCAAGCGCCGCCTGGCCACCCTGCGCCTGGGCGACCCGCTGGACAAGAACACCGACATCGGCGCGATCAACTCGGCCGAGCAGCTGGCCCGGATCACCGCGCTGGCGGACCAGGGCGAGGCGGAGGGCGCCGAGCGCTGGTCCCCGGCCTGCGAACTGCCCTCCTCCGGATACTGGTTCGCGCCGACGCTCTTCACCAACGTCACCCAGGCGCACACCGTCGCCCGCGACGAGATCTTCGGCCCGGTCCTGTCGGTCCTCACGTTCCGCACCCCGGACGAGGCGGTCGCCAAGGCCAACAACACGCCGTACGGCCTGTCCGCGGGCATCTGGACGGAGAAGGGCTCGCGCATCCTGGCGGTCGCGAACAAGCTCCGCGCGGGTGTGATCTGGTCCAACACGTTCAACAAGTTCGACCCGACGTCGCCCTTCGGCGGCTACAAGGAGTCGGGCTTCGGCCGCGAGGGCGGCCGCCACGGCCTGGAGGCGTACCTCGATGTCTGA
- the deoC gene encoding deoxyribose-phosphate aldolase, translated as MPTTAPAASAHGLADVTASDSTLRRFLHGLPGVDTVGLEARAASLGTRSIKTTAKAYALDLAISMVDLTTLEGADTPGKVRALGAKAVRPDPTDRTAPATAAVCVYPDMVPAAKAAVAGSDVKVASVATAFPAGRASLAVKLADVREAVAAGADEVDMVIDRGAFLAGHYMKVYDEITAVREACGTSARLKVIFETGELSTYDNIRRASWLGMLAGADFIKTSTGKVAVNATPSNTLLMLEAVRDFRAQTGVQVGVKPAGGIRTAKDAIKFLVLVNETAGEDWLDNHWFRFGASSLLNDLLMQRQKLATGRYSGPDYVTVD; from the coding sequence ATGCCCACCACTGCACCTGCTGCATCCGCACACGGACTCGCCGACGTCACCGCGTCCGACAGCACGCTGCGCCGCTTCCTCCACGGACTGCCCGGCGTCGACACGGTCGGCCTGGAGGCGCGCGCCGCCTCGCTCGGCACCCGTTCCATCAAGACCACCGCGAAGGCGTACGCCCTCGACCTCGCCATCTCGATGGTCGACCTGACGACGCTGGAAGGCGCGGACACCCCCGGCAAGGTCCGGGCGCTCGGCGCGAAGGCGGTCCGCCCCGACCCGACCGACCGCACGGCCCCCGCCACGGCGGCCGTCTGCGTCTATCCCGACATGGTGCCCGCCGCGAAGGCGGCCGTCGCCGGCTCGGACGTGAAGGTCGCCTCGGTCGCCACCGCGTTCCCGGCGGGCCGCGCCTCGCTGGCCGTCAAGCTGGCCGACGTGCGCGAGGCCGTGGCTGCGGGCGCGGACGAGGTCGACATGGTCATCGACCGCGGGGCGTTCCTCGCGGGGCACTACATGAAGGTGTACGACGAGATCACCGCCGTACGGGAGGCCTGCGGGACGTCCGCCCGCCTCAAGGTCATCTTCGAGACCGGCGAGCTGTCGACGTACGACAACATCCGGCGCGCCAGCTGGCTCGGCATGCTGGCCGGGGCGGACTTCATCAAGACCTCGACCGGCAAGGTCGCGGTCAACGCCACGCCCTCCAACACCCTCCTGATGCTGGAGGCGGTCCGCGACTTCCGCGCGCAGACCGGCGTCCAGGTCGGCGTGAAGCCGGCCGGCGGCATCCGCACCGCCAAGGACGCGATCAAGTTCCTGGTCCTGGTCAACGAGACCGCGGGCGAGGACTGGCTGGACAACCACTGGTTCCGCTTCGGCGCCTCCTCGCTGCTGAACGACCTGCTGATGCAGCGCCAGAAGCTGGCCACCGGCCGTTACAGCGGCCCCGACTACGTGACGGTGGACTGA
- a CDS encoding PH domain-containing protein, which produces MTTPDPQSPSPQPPVPASKDRVYRSPAGIAGGVLLLALALWLGIDAVVAGEGRTPWTAAAALLFLVPLIAAYTVRPAVFAGEDRMRVRNPFRVIVLPWGQVESFRSAYSNEVFSEAGDKYQLWALPVSLRGRKKAARQESRRVAGGGRGRGGLLGGGRGAGSGGAVDGAPVRAEADKVMDELRELWEARKDAETSRGEVAVRWAWEVVVPVVVGAVGLAVLLGTG; this is translated from the coding sequence ATGACGACCCCGGATCCCCAGTCCCCCTCGCCGCAGCCTCCGGTGCCCGCGTCCAAGGACCGCGTCTACCGCTCGCCCGCGGGCATCGCCGGTGGCGTGCTGCTGCTCGCGCTCGCCCTGTGGCTCGGTATCGACGCCGTCGTCGCGGGCGAGGGGCGCACTCCGTGGACGGCTGCCGCGGCGCTGCTCTTCCTGGTACCGCTGATCGCCGCCTACACGGTGCGGCCCGCCGTCTTCGCCGGCGAGGACCGGATGCGGGTGCGCAATCCCTTCCGCGTGATCGTGCTGCCCTGGGGGCAGGTCGAGTCGTTCCGGTCCGCCTACTCCAACGAGGTCTTCAGCGAGGCCGGCGACAAGTACCAGCTGTGGGCCCTTCCGGTCTCGCTGCGCGGGCGCAAGAAGGCGGCGCGGCAGGAGTCCCGGCGGGTGGCCGGGGGTGGCCGGGGGCGGGGCGGTCTGCTCGGGGGCGGCCGGGGGGCCGGTTCCGGCGGGGCCGTGGACGGAGCGCCGGTGCGGGCCGAGGCCGACAAGGTCATGGACGAGCTGCGGGAGCTGTGGGAGGCGCGGAAGGACGCCGAGACCTCGCGGGGTGAGGTGGCTGTGCGGTGGGCCTGGGAGGTTGTGGTGCCGGTGGTGGTGGGGGCCGTGGGGCTGGCGGTGCTGCTGGGGACTGGGTGA
- a CDS encoding phospho-sugar mutase codes for MQDDLLARAKAWLAEDPDADTRAELAKLIDAEDHAELTARFSGTLQFGTAGLRGELGAGPMRMNRSVVIRAAAGLAAYLKKQGTPHGDDTAGLVVIGYDARHKSRDFAADTAAVMTGAGLRAAVLPRPLPTPVLAFAIRHLGAVAGVEVTASHNPPRDNGYKVYLGDGSQIVPPADAGIAAEIDAVASLHDVPRPTTGWQTLGDDVLDAYLARTDAVLSPGSPRTARTVYTAMHGVGKDTLLAAFARAGFPTPALVTEQADPDPDFPTVAFPNPEEPGAMDLAFARARETAPDLIIANDPDADRLAVAVQDATDDWRMLRGDEVGALLAAHLVTRGAQGTFAESIVSSSLLGRIAEKANRPHVETLTGFKWIARVDGIRYGYEEALGYCVDPEGVRDKDGITAALLITELASTLKEDGRTLLDLLDDLAVEHGLHATDQLSVRVEDLSLISAAMDRLRRQPPAHLAGLPVTDAEDLTRGTATLPPTDGLRYTLDGARVIVRPSGTEPKLKCYLEVVVPVGEHADLPAARTKATDLLTTLKRDLSAAAGI; via the coding sequence GTGCAAGACGACCTCCTCGCACGGGCCAAGGCATGGCTGGCCGAGGACCCCGACGCGGACACCCGCGCCGAACTCGCCAAGCTCATCGACGCCGAGGACCACGCAGAGCTCACCGCACGCTTCTCCGGCACCCTCCAGTTCGGCACCGCGGGCCTCCGCGGCGAGCTAGGCGCCGGCCCGATGCGCATGAACCGCTCCGTGGTCATCCGCGCCGCAGCGGGCCTCGCCGCCTACCTCAAGAAGCAGGGAACCCCCCACGGGGACGACACGGCCGGCCTCGTCGTCATCGGCTACGACGCCCGCCACAAGTCACGGGACTTCGCGGCGGACACCGCCGCGGTCATGACCGGCGCCGGCCTCAGGGCGGCCGTCCTCCCCCGCCCCCTCCCCACCCCCGTGCTCGCCTTCGCCATCCGCCACCTCGGCGCGGTCGCCGGCGTGGAGGTCACGGCCAGCCACAACCCGCCCCGGGACAACGGCTACAAGGTGTACCTGGGCGACGGCTCCCAGATCGTGCCCCCCGCGGACGCCGGCATCGCCGCGGAGATCGACGCCGTGGCCTCCCTGCACGACGTCCCCCGCCCCACCACCGGCTGGCAGACCCTCGGCGACGACGTCCTCGACGCCTACCTCGCCCGCACGGACGCGGTCCTCTCCCCAGGCTCCCCCCGCACGGCCCGCACGGTCTACACCGCGATGCACGGCGTCGGCAAGGACACCCTCCTCGCCGCCTTCGCCCGGGCCGGCTTCCCCACCCCCGCCCTCGTCACCGAGCAGGCGGACCCCGACCCGGACTTCCCCACCGTCGCCTTCCCCAACCCGGAGGAGCCCGGCGCGATGGACCTCGCCTTCGCGAGGGCCCGCGAGACCGCCCCCGACCTGATCATCGCCAACGATCCGGACGCCGACCGCCTCGCGGTGGCGGTACAGGACGCCACGGACGACTGGCGCATGCTCCGCGGCGACGAGGTCGGCGCCCTCCTCGCCGCCCACCTGGTCACCCGCGGAGCGCAGGGCACGTTCGCGGAGTCGATCGTGTCGTCGTCCCTCCTCGGCCGCATCGCCGAGAAGGCGAACCGCCCGCACGTCGAGACCCTCACCGGCTTCAAGTGGATCGCGCGCGTCGACGGCATCCGCTACGGCTACGAGGAGGCCCTCGGCTACTGCGTGGACCCGGAGGGCGTCCGCGACAAGGACGGCATCACCGCCGCGCTCCTGATCACGGAGCTGGCCTCCACGCTCAAGGAGGACGGCCGCACCCTCCTCGACCTCCTCGACGACCTGGCCGTGGAGCACGGCCTGCACGCCACCGACCAGCTCTCGGTCCGCGTGGAGGACCTGTCCCTCATCTCGGCCGCGATGGACCGGCTGCGCCGGCAGCCCCCGGCCCACCTCGCGGGCCTGCCGGTCACGGACGCCGAGGACCTCACCCGGGGCACGGCCACGCTCCCGCCCACGGACGGCCTGCGCTACACCCTGGACGGCGCACGCGTCATCGTCCGCCCCAGCGGCACGGAACCGAAGCTGAAGTGCTACCTGGAGGTGGTCGTCCCGGTCGGCGAGCACGCCGACCTCCCCGCGGCCCGCACGAAGGCGACGGACCTGCTGACGACGCTCAAGCGCGACCTCTCGGCAGCGGCAGGCATCTGA
- a CDS encoding purine-nucleoside phosphorylase → MNASLLPDDIQGATPVDPGVAADAAAARLRELTGAETHDVALVMGSGWAPAVDALGAPEADLQVTDLPGFPKPAVEGHGGKIRSYSIGDKRALVFLGRTHYYEGHGVAAVSHGVRTAVAAGAKTIILTNGCGGLREGMRPGQPVLISDHINLTATSPVIGANFVDLTDLYSPRLRALCKEVDPTLEEGVYAQFPGPHYETPAEIRMARVIGADLVGMSTVLEAIAAREAGAEVLGISLVTNLAAGMTGEPLNHEEVLQAGRDSATRMGALLTQVLGRL, encoded by the coding sequence GTGAACGCATCTCTTCTTCCGGACGACATCCAGGGCGCCACCCCAGTTGACCCGGGGGTCGCCGCCGACGCCGCCGCGGCCCGCCTGCGCGAACTCACCGGCGCCGAGACCCACGACGTCGCCCTCGTGATGGGCTCCGGCTGGGCACCGGCCGTGGACGCCCTGGGCGCGCCTGAGGCCGATCTCCAGGTCACCGACCTGCCGGGCTTCCCCAAGCCCGCGGTGGAGGGTCACGGCGGCAAGATCCGCTCGTACTCGATCGGCGACAAGCGCGCACTGGTCTTCCTGGGCCGCACCCACTACTACGAGGGCCACGGCGTCGCCGCCGTCTCCCACGGCGTCCGCACCGCGGTGGCGGCCGGCGCCAAGACGATCATCCTGACCAACGGCTGCGGCGGCCTGCGCGAGGGCATGCGCCCCGGCCAGCCGGTCCTGATCAGCGACCACATCAACCTCACCGCCACCTCCCCCGTCATCGGCGCCAATTTCGTCGACCTCACCGACCTCTACTCCCCCCGCCTGCGGGCCCTGTGCAAGGAGGTCGACCCCACGCTGGAGGAGGGCGTCTACGCCCAGTTCCCCGGCCCGCACTACGAGACCCCGGCCGAGATCCGCATGGCCCGCGTCATCGGGGCCGACCTGGTGGGCATGTCGACGGTCCTGGAGGCGATCGCCGCGCGCGAGGCCGGCGCGGAGGTACTGGGCATCTCCCTGGTCACCAACCTCGCCGCGGGCATGACGGGCGAGCCCCTCAACCACGAGGAGGTCCTCCAGGCAGGCCGCGACTCCGCCACCCGGATGGGCGCGCTGCTGACGCAGGTCCTGGGCCGCCTGTAG